Part of the Cynocephalus volans isolate mCynVol1 chromosome 11, mCynVol1.pri, whole genome shotgun sequence genome is shown below.
AGAAAAACACAAGCAGGACAGCAGAGAGCCCATAGGGTGCTGACAGCTGGGGGTGCCCACGACTCAGGGGACTGCTCAGGCCCTGACAGGTAGAGGGGCCTGAGGACTCGGTGACTCACAGCAGGTATGGGTACACCCACAGACACATGCTGGCACACGCTGAGCACACACAGATCTCGACAGGCCCAGAGGAACCTAGTCAGGCGCAGGCGACACCCAGAGTCCCAAACACACCTTGatgcacccacccatccaccctgcCCAGTGCACAGTAACACCTACCAATGAAGCTGATGGCCTCAGGGAAGAACTGGGAGAGGTTCTGGCTCCAGTGGTCAGAGATGGGGATCTGCTTATAGGTGAACTCGCCGCCATGCTCGAAGGCATTGGGCAGGTTGGGTGTGACATTGAGGATATACTTGATGCCGTACTTGCCGAGCACGTCCAGGTTGGTGGAGTCCTTGGCGCAGCCGAGGTAGAGGTAGGGCAGGATCTGGACGGGGAAGGCTGGTTGGCTGGATGGCACAGGGCTGCCGTCCGACTCAGTGGCACTGCTGGGCAGCTCTCGGTCTGACTCACCGTCCGAGCAGTCAGAGCTGATGCGTAGGCCCCCCAGGCCCAGCACTGAGGTGGGTGGTGAGCCACTTGGAGAGGATGAGCTGTCCACGTTGGTCTCGCAGTGCTCTGAGTACTCCGTCTGGAACTTGTTGAAACCACCTGTGGCCAGCGGGGAGAAGGGGCCTGAGAGGTTGCTGAGAGCCCAAATGACCCACATGAGACCAAAGATGGCCAGGGCTCCCCCTGTCATACACCACAACATCAATGGTCAACATGGGCCATGCcaagtatgtatatgtgtacCCTTCTCTTGTGTTCTCTCCATCTAAACTATGACCACTtcacagatgtgaaaactgaggccccAGGAGGTGAATCAACATGCCTGAATTACGAACTTTTAGCCATAACACTTCAGGGCCCCTGGCCATGTCACCAACTTTAGGGCACTTGAGGACAGGCCCCAGCACACTCCTCATGTGCAGCTCCCACGCACACCCAGCATCTGTGGGTGCTCACTAACAGCTAAGTGGTAAAGAAAGGAAAGCAGACAACCTCATCTCAGGCCAGCACCTGTGGGTTGGCAAACCCCTCTTACAGGTGAGACCACAGGGGCAAGAGCCACATCTGGGTCAGTTAGAGGTAGAGAGGGCCTGGGCCTCCTGACTGGGAGTCTAGCCGTTGTCCACTCCTCCACCCACAGTTGGGGAGGCCCTGTCCCCAAGCAGGGACAGATTCGTAAAAGGGCCCCAACTCCACTTCTCCGGTGCCCTCCATGAGAAACAAGGCCTCCTCAGCCTTGGACCCACAGAGAGGGAGGGCCACTGGGGCTATACAGGGACAGGAGAGATGGGGAGCGCCTTGCAGCTAGGTATGGGCCCTGCGCCCGAGGGTGCCgcaggcctcccctcccctcgCGCCGTCCTGCTGCTAGCGAGAGGCCATTTTGGAATGTTAATTGGAAACACCGGCGGCAGCCactcgcccccccccccccccccccccggcgcTGCCTCCCCCTTCTGCAAGCTCTGAGGTGGCAGGCTGGGGACCTGGGGGCCCCAGGAGACCTGGACCAGGACAATAGACATTGCCTACGCCCCGCCCCAAACGCCTCCAAGAGGGGGCAATCCTGGGGTGGCAGGAAACCTGCCGGTATCCCGGAGACCCCAACCCAAACGGTCCCCATGCGCTGGAGGCACAGATAGTGCTATAAAAGGTGACCTTCCTGGCCCTGACCTTCCAGGCACACGAAGTCCAGGCTGTTCTTGGGTGCCCTGCCGCTTTCGGGGTTCCAGGAGACGGCCCCTCCCTTCACTGAGGGACTCAGCTGGAGCCTGGGCGTTACTGTCGCCccatcaacaggaaaaaaaatgaaaccccAGTCGGGGAAAAGTTTTTTCCGCCCACTCGAGTCGTGCCGAGAATGGGGGCGTTGAGGGGGACCCGCGCCTGCCCAAACCCACTCCGTGGGGGCCCGGGCTACCAGGAGGGCAGACAAGGGCCGGGGACGACGTGGCGACCCGCCGGGCAGGCAGAGCGCAGGGAGAGGAAACAGCTTCCAGCGGGGGCGTCAGAGAGCCGGGCGCGGGCGGGGGGAATCCTGACCCCGTACGAGGTCTCGGTGTTGCCCTCACCTTGGAGGTAGTAGGCCTGACAGCCGTCGTCGCGCAGCTTCTGCAGGAGCAGGCCGAGCACGGAGGCGGGAGCCCCAGGCTCGGACTGCCATTCGGCCGTGGCTTCGTCGTAGAGCAGCACGGTGGCCGCCTTGCAGCGCGTGGCGAAGCGCTCCTTGTCGGCGTGATTGGGGATGATGGAGCGGATGGGCAGGTTGCCCTTGCGCAGGCGGC
Proteins encoded:
- the DUSP7 gene encoding dual specificity protein phosphatase 7 — protein: MKNQLRGPPARAHMSASGAAAAGGTRAGSEPGAGSGSNAGTGAGGVTGAVAMPCKSAEWLQEELEARGGASLLLLDCRPHELFESSHIETAINLAIPGLMLRRLRKGNLPIRSIIPNHADKERFATRCKAATVLLYDEATAEWQSEPGAPASVLGLLLQKLRDDGCQAYYLQGGFNKFQTEYSEHCETNVDSSSSPSGSPPTSVLGLGGLRISSDCSDGESDRELPSSATESDGSPVPSSQPAFPVQILPYLYLGCAKDSTNLDVLGKYGIKYILNVTPNLPNAFEHGGEFTYKQIPISDHWSQNLSQFFPEAISFIDEARSKKCGVLVHCLAGISRSVTVTVAYLMQKMNLSLNDAYDFVKRKKSNISPNFNFMGQLLDFERTLGLSSPCDNHAPSEQLYFSTPTNHNLFPLNTLEST